Proteins encoded within one genomic window of Rhizobium favelukesii:
- a CDS encoding tripartite tricarboxylate transporter permease, producing the protein MIENLALGLSVAMTFHNLGFAFIGCMIGTAIGVLPGIGPLATIALLLPLTFALDPITALIMLSGIYYGAQYGGSTSAILLNLPGEVTAVVTTLEGHKMAKRGRAGAALATAAFGSFFAGTVATLVVAASGPVLTNLALSFGPAEYFSLILLGLIIATVLAQGSIFKSIAMLVLGVALGLVGTDVQSGQVRFSFGFFELFEGIDFVAVAMGIFGVAEIIRNLENPENRSGTVAKVGSLMLTKEEFKRATPSVIRGTIVGSILGILPGGGLALSTFASYMLERKVSKYGHEFGTGAIEGVAGPESANNAASQTSFIPMLTLGIPANAVMALMIGGLMIHGIQPGPGVIQAQPALFWGLIASMWIGNLMLLVINLPLIGMWVSLLRLPYKYLYPAILVFCAIGVYSVNYSAFNVFETVLFGFLGYLFFKLALEPAPLLIGFVLGPMLEEYLRRAMVVSRGNALVFVERPVSAVLLTIAALALGAMLLPTIRRKKDEALEE; encoded by the coding sequence ATGATCGAGAACCTCGCCCTCGGCCTTTCGGTCGCGATGACCTTCCACAATCTCGGCTTCGCCTTCATCGGCTGTATGATCGGGACGGCGATCGGTGTCCTTCCCGGTATCGGTCCGCTGGCGACCATTGCCCTCCTCCTCCCGCTGACCTTTGCGTTGGACCCGATAACCGCGCTGATTATGCTCTCCGGCATCTATTACGGCGCGCAGTACGGCGGGTCCACATCAGCCATCCTTTTGAACCTCCCTGGCGAAGTCACGGCTGTCGTGACGACACTCGAGGGACACAAGATGGCGAAACGCGGTCGCGCCGGCGCGGCATTGGCCACCGCCGCGTTTGGATCGTTCTTTGCCGGAACTGTTGCCACGCTAGTGGTTGCCGCTTCCGGTCCAGTCCTGACCAACCTCGCGCTCTCCTTCGGGCCCGCCGAGTATTTCTCCCTGATCCTCCTGGGCCTGATCATCGCAACGGTGCTCGCCCAAGGCAGCATCTTCAAGTCGATCGCGATGCTGGTGCTCGGGGTAGCGCTTGGCCTCGTCGGCACGGACGTGCAGAGCGGCCAGGTCCGTTTCTCGTTCGGATTTTTCGAACTGTTCGAGGGCATCGACTTCGTGGCAGTGGCAATGGGGATCTTCGGTGTCGCCGAGATCATTCGCAACCTGGAAAACCCGGAAAACCGCAGCGGGACCGTCGCCAAGGTCGGGAGCCTGATGCTGACCAAGGAAGAGTTCAAACGGGCAACACCATCGGTGATACGCGGCACCATCGTCGGGTCTATCCTCGGTATCCTCCCGGGTGGCGGATTGGCCCTATCGACCTTCGCTTCATACATGCTCGAGCGGAAGGTCTCGAAATACGGCCACGAATTCGGCACCGGGGCAATAGAGGGTGTTGCCGGCCCCGAAAGTGCGAACAACGCTGCCTCACAGACCTCGTTCATTCCCATGCTCACCTTGGGTATCCCGGCAAATGCCGTCATGGCTCTCATGATCGGCGGCCTGATGATCCATGGCATCCAGCCCGGCCCCGGCGTGATCCAGGCCCAGCCCGCGCTATTCTGGGGTCTGATTGCCAGCATGTGGATCGGGAACTTGATGCTACTCGTGATCAATCTGCCGTTGATCGGGATGTGGGTGTCACTCCTGCGGCTCCCGTACAAGTACCTGTACCCGGCGATCTTGGTATTCTGCGCCATCGGCGTCTATTCGGTGAACTACTCGGCGTTCAACGTCTTCGAGACGGTCCTCTTCGGCTTCCTCGGGTACCTGTTCTTCAAGCTTGCGCTTGAACCCGCACCGCTGCTGATCGGTTTCGTGTTGGGTCCCATGCTCGAAGAATACCTGAGGAGAGCAATGGTGGTGTCACGTGGCAACGCCCTGGTGTTCGTCGAAAGACCCGTAAGCGCCGTTCTCCTGACTATCGCGGCTCTCGCACTCGGAGCGATGCTCCTGCCGACGATCCGCCGAAAGAAGGACGAGGCCCTTGAGGAGTGA
- a CDS encoding tripartite tricarboxylate transporter TctB family protein: MQNDQLAPAPRRPLGAKDVTAGVFLVAVALGGLYYSQDYEIGSAAQMGPGYMPMLVFGLLGLLGAAVAILGIKGEHDPLESWAWREMFLILGAMAAFGVLIEHVGMAVSVAVVVVISGLADRDQTIKGIAGLTVALVAICWAVFTLGLGLNVSFLPPAFTQF; encoded by the coding sequence ATGCAAAACGATCAACTTGCTCCGGCTCCACGCCGTCCGTTGGGAGCGAAAGATGTGACGGCTGGCGTCTTCCTTGTCGCCGTCGCGCTAGGCGGACTCTACTATAGTCAGGACTACGAAATCGGATCGGCCGCCCAAATGGGTCCCGGCTACATGCCGATGCTCGTGTTCGGTCTGCTCGGTCTGCTCGGCGCGGCGGTCGCCATCCTCGGGATCAAAGGCGAACACGATCCCCTGGAGAGTTGGGCGTGGAGGGAGATGTTCCTCATCCTCGGCGCGATGGCGGCATTCGGCGTCCTAATCGAGCACGTCGGGATGGCCGTCTCGGTCGCGGTCGTCGTGGTGATCAGCGGCCTCGCTGACAGGGACCAGACAATCAAGGGGATCGCCGGCCTGACCGTGGCCCTCGTCGCGATCTGTTGGGCAGTCTTCACTCTCGGACTTGGCTTGAACGTGTCGTTTCTGCCGCCCGCGTTCACTCAGTTCTAA
- a CDS encoding aldehyde dehydrogenase — MRNYQLFIGGQFTDGEHGERIESLDPYHGKPWAELARATRGDVDRAVKAARHALDNGPWSKLTATARGRIMRKIGDLITRDADRIAEIEARDNGKLLAEVRGQLNGVAECWYYYAGLADKIEGAWIPVEKPNTMAFTMREPIGVVAALTAWNSPIWFATVKSAPALAAGCTVVVKPSEFASASTLELAALIKEAGMPHGAFNVVTGYGHDAGAALVEHPDVAMITFTGSDLTGAKIYETAAKHMKRVALELGGKSPNIVFEDADLDLAASGVVSGIFGAAGQMCTAGSRLLVQKSIKDVFTTKLVDLARYIRMGDPMNPKTNVGPISTPPQFQKVLDYIQIARKDGARCILGGNRATGAGLSAGQFVEPTIFSDVTNDMRIAQEEVFGPVLSIIEFDTEDDATRIGNDITYGLVAGVWTQNIGRAMRMTKALKVGTVWVNTYRAYSFMMPFGGTKKSGLGRESGIEAINEYLETKSVFVSTATEGPTNPFIMR, encoded by the coding sequence ATGCGCAACTACCAACTTTTCATAGGCGGGCAATTCACCGACGGAGAACACGGGGAGCGTATCGAGAGTCTCGATCCCTATCACGGAAAGCCGTGGGCTGAATTGGCTCGGGCGACGCGAGGCGACGTAGACCGCGCGGTGAAAGCCGCCCGTCACGCGCTGGACAACGGCCCTTGGTCGAAGCTAACAGCGACTGCACGTGGCAGGATCATGCGCAAAATCGGCGACCTCATCACGCGTGATGCCGATCGGATTGCGGAGATCGAAGCACGCGACAACGGCAAACTGCTCGCCGAAGTACGTGGCCAGCTCAACGGCGTGGCCGAATGCTGGTATTACTACGCTGGTCTCGCCGACAAGATCGAAGGCGCATGGATACCTGTCGAGAAGCCCAACACCATGGCTTTCACGATGCGCGAACCCATCGGCGTGGTGGCCGCCCTTACCGCCTGGAATTCACCGATCTGGTTCGCCACGGTTAAAAGCGCGCCTGCCTTGGCGGCCGGCTGCACCGTCGTCGTGAAGCCGTCCGAATTCGCGTCGGCCAGCACCCTGGAACTGGCGGCGCTCATCAAGGAAGCCGGAATGCCCCATGGAGCGTTCAATGTTGTCACCGGCTATGGACATGACGCAGGTGCCGCACTTGTCGAACATCCCGATGTCGCGATGATCACCTTCACGGGCTCCGATTTGACCGGAGCCAAAATCTACGAGACCGCTGCCAAACACATGAAGCGGGTTGCGCTCGAGCTGGGCGGCAAGTCGCCGAACATCGTATTTGAAGACGCCGATCTCGACCTCGCCGCATCGGGCGTCGTTTCCGGTATCTTCGGCGCGGCAGGACAGATGTGCACCGCCGGGTCCCGCCTCCTGGTTCAGAAGTCGATCAAGGATGTGTTCACAACCAAACTCGTCGATCTCGCCCGGTATATCAGGATGGGCGATCCGATGAACCCGAAGACCAACGTCGGCCCGATCTCGACCCCTCCCCAGTTCCAGAAGGTCCTGGACTACATCCAAATCGCCAGGAAGGACGGCGCGCGATGCATCCTTGGTGGCAACAGAGCCACCGGCGCGGGTCTGAGCGCTGGCCAGTTCGTGGAACCGACCATCTTCTCCGACGTCACCAACGACATGAGGATCGCACAGGAAGAGGTCTTCGGACCGGTCCTGTCGATCATCGAGTTCGATACCGAAGACGATGCCACAAGGATCGGCAACGACATCACCTATGGCCTCGTCGCTGGCGTCTGGACACAAAATATCGGCCGCGCGATGCGCATGACCAAGGCGCTCAAGGTAGGCACTGTCTGGGTGAACACCTACCGTGCCTACAGCTTCATGATGCCCTTCGGCGGAACCAAGAAATCCGGCCTCGGACGGGAGAGCGGTATCGAGGCGATCAACGAATATCTCGAGACCAAGAGCGTCTTCGTGTCCACGGCGACCGAAGGACCAACCAATCCCTTCATCATGAGATGA
- a CDS encoding (R)-mandelonitrile lyase: protein MEITRAGSQPSAKGPEDWFTGTVRIDPLFAANDARRGSSSAVTFEPGARTAWHTHPLGQTLIVTSGFGLAQREGGPIEEIRPGDVVWFPPNERHWHGASATTAMTHIAIQEALDGKVVDWEEKVSDEEYSGK, encoded by the coding sequence ATGGAAATAACGCGAGCAGGATCGCAGCCGTCTGCTAAAGGTCCCGAAGATTGGTTCACGGGAACCGTCCGTATCGACCCGCTCTTTGCAGCGAACGATGCTCGCCGGGGATCGTCAAGCGCGGTTACCTTTGAACCGGGTGCACGCACCGCATGGCACACACATCCGCTAGGCCAAACCCTGATCGTCACGTCCGGCTTTGGGCTCGCCCAGCGCGAAGGCGGCCCAATTGAAGAGATCCGTCCTGGTGACGTGGTATGGTTTCCTCCGAACGAGCGCCATTGGCACGGAGCGTCGGCCACGACTGCAATGACGCATATAGCGATTCAGGAGGCGCTAGACGGCAAAGTCGTCGACTGGGAGGAAAAGGTATCTGACGAGGAATACTCCGGAAAGTGA